The Brachypodium distachyon strain Bd21 chromosome 4, Brachypodium_distachyon_v3.0, whole genome shotgun sequence nucleotide sequence TCCAGCGGACCTCGTCACGAAGCGACCCGGCGGCggaagctcctcctccctcctccagatGGCCAATCCTAACGGTAAATCACGctgtttctttcttctgaCAGGAATTCGCCCCTTTTTGAGGTGATGCAGATGCAATAATTCGAGTCTTTGCGCGTGTTTAGATATGGATTACGGCGTGGTCGGGATGGAGACGGAGGGggacgcggaggaggagatgatggcgtgcggcggcggcggcgggggaggggaAAAGAAGCGGCGGCTGAGCGCGGAGCAGGTGCGCGCGCTGGAGCGGAGCTTCGAGGTGGAGAACAAGCTGGAGCCGGAGCGCAAGGCGCGGCTGGCGCGCGACCTCGGCCTGCAGCCACGCCAGGTCGCCGTCTGGTTCCAGAACCGCCGGGCGCGCTGGAAGACCAAGCAGCTGGAGCGCGACTACAACGCGCTGCGCCATTCTTACGACGCCCTCCGCCTGGACCACGACGCGCTCCGCCGCGACAAGGACGCCCTCCTCGCCGAGGTCCGTCCGTgctgccatgccatgccaaGTTCGATCGTTTGCCGCATAATTACGCCGCTCGGCTTCAACTAGGCGCTGCATCTTTTTCGTAGTATGTGCGTAATGGCTGATGCTTTGATGGATGgctgtgtttgtgtttgtagATCAAGGAGCTGAAGGGGAAGCTGGGGGACGAGGATGCCGCGGCGAGCTTCACGTCGGTGAAGGAGGAACCGGCGGCGTCCGACGGTCCGCCGCCCGCGGGTATGGGATATTCCGACAGCGACTCCAGCGCGGTGGTGAACGATACGGACGCGACCGGCGccacgccgccggcggagTTGCCAGCACCGGAGGTGGGCACGCTTCTCGTCGCACCctgcgcagcggcggcggggcacggCGAGGTGTTCTTTCACGGGAATTTCCTcaaggtggaggaggacgagacggggttcctcgacgacgacg carries:
- the LOC100839857 gene encoding homeobox-leucine zipper protein HOX4: MANPNDMDYGVVGMETEGDAEEEMMACGGGGGGGEKKRRLSAEQVRALERSFEVENKLEPERKARLARDLGLQPRQVAVWFQNRRARWKTKQLERDYNALRHSYDALRLDHDALRRDKDALLAEIKELKGKLGDEDAAASFTSVKEEPAASDGPPPAGMGYSDSDSSAVVNDTDATGATPPAELPAPEVGTLLVAPCAAAAGHGEVFFHGNFLKVEEDETGFLDDDEPCGGFFADEPPLAWWTDPTEHWK